In Flammeovirga kamogawensis, the sequence CGTTGCTACAAGATACAGTTCATCTATATCTGCTACTATTACCTCATCGTTTACATTTACAGCAGTATTTCTATTTTTTAAAATACCAATTGATGGCAGTGATTTAATTTGAATTTTTTCAAGAGGATGTGCATCTGCAAAATTATTTATAAAATCTGTTTTTGCTAACCAAATAGTATCGCCTATTACCCCATTATAATTGATATCTGTTACAATAGGCAAATCATTTGTGACCACTATATTTATCACTGCCTGATCTGTACCATCCGTATTGTCTGTTAAGGTATAAGTAATTGTAGCGTTACCAATAAACCCAGAAGTAGGCACAAAACGTACTTCTTGATTCTCTATCGTTGCTGTTCCATTTACAACATTGTCAATAGATAAAATTTCTATGGGATCATTGTCATCATCATAATCATTTATTTTAGCTGCTATAATTAATGGTGTGTTTGATGTTGTAGTTGCATTATCATCCACCGCTACAGGAATATGCCTTTGCTCTTCAATATTTATCGTAATTGTGGCATCATTAATAGCAACATCTCCTGACTGATCAATAACATTATAGTCAAAAGTTGTTGTTCCGTGCCAAAAACGATCAGGTACAAAAGTAAAATCTGTAATAGTAGAAAAGGTTATTTCATCGCCTATACGCACATTAACACCTTGAAATTGTAATACACCATTTGGAGGAAGCGTTTTAACAACAACCTTCTGAATAGTTTCTGAAGTATTGAAATTGGTATATTTACTTGTAAAATCTGTTGCTGTAAATGGAATTGGGTTATTCTTTGTTCCATTTTTAGAAAAATCTTGGACATAAATTCCGTTAGCTCTTAAAAGATTAATCTGTACAGTATATACACTTTCTGTTTCAACCTCTCTTCCATCAATTACAGAAAAGGTAAAATTATCGTAATTCACTACAGAAGATGTCCCATCATAAGCACCACTATTGTAGCGGATAGATTCGTCTCTTTGAAGTACATCATTACTACTTATTGCAGAATACACTCTAGTATTTAGGGTGTAATCATAGAAATTAGCAGTTAGTGTTCCTTTGGTTGATAATTGATGAATCTTCACGCTGATTAAAGGTGTATGTGCAGAATTTAAAGGAAAAAGATCTATTACTTTAGCTGTAAAATCTTCATTTTCTCGAACAATAATTGTAAGATCTTCAGATGTTGGTTTATCACTTTCCGTCTGATTAGCACTAGCAAATATATTTTGTGAAATTAATAAAACAAGCAGTATTGTAAGTAATGTAGAATTGCTTTTTGAATACATGAGTATAGGTTAATTCGCTTTTAAGGTTATTATCAATAATACATAATAAAAGTAACTTTCTTAGAATCAACCTTTTAAAAGACAACGATTTCCTATAATCTCAATAAAAAAAATAGGATTAAGGCAAATGATTTACCTAATCCTATTTCTGCTCTAATAGGGTAATTATTAAAGCTGTAAAATTAAATTTTGGATTAAAAACTAGAATTAACTCACTACTGCAAAATAGATTATCAATTAAAATATTGAGTTCTTAAGGTAAAACTGAAATAGTATTTGACATCCTATAAGAGCTACCATCAAGTTCGCTTGTATAAACAATTGTATAAGTGTAAACCCCTTCGGCAACTACTTTTCCTTTATAATTACCATCCCAACCGTTACCCTCTTGTCTGGCTTCACTTGAGTTTTTATATGTTTTACTAAAAATAATTTCTCCCCATCGATTATAAATATTTAATTTAATATCTAGTGCATAACGAGATCGAATTAAGAATTCATCATTTAGTCCATCATTATTTGGAGACATTCCTGTTGGAGTAAAAATTTGTGGCGAACATAAACTTCTTACGTTAAATTTATAGTAAGTTTTACAGTCTATCTTAGTAGAAGTATCGATAATTAGAAGTTCATACGTTCCTTCTTTATCTCTTAACACTTTTGAAGTCGTTTCATTAGTATCTTTCCAATAATAAAGTAAACCTTTATTCTGAGGGGCTTGTAGCTCTATTTTTCCATCTGTTTTAAAACAAAATGTCGTATCCATACTTATAAAAGTATTTAAGTTTCTAGAAACAATTTCTATATCTTTTGTTACAGAAGACATACACCCATGTTTTGAATAAACTTCTAATTTTACTTTATGTATTCCTGGCTTTAAGAAAATATATTCAGGAGATATTTCTGTAGAAATCACCTCATTCTTTTTATCATTATAATCAAAATACCATTTTACATAATCAATACTACTTGGATTTGCTTCAATACTTTTCCCTTTAAAAGTTGATAAGTTATTGAATACATTTACATCGCCAAAACAGGCTATATCTGCACTAAAATCTACAATTGGAAGAGTTCCAACAGTTACGGTTTTAGTTGTACTATCTTTTGCACATAAATTTAAAGTATAAACCGTTAATTTTATTTCATAAATACCAGGCGTAATATTAGGTATTATTAATTGAGGATTCGTAGATGTTTTTGTTCCCCAATTTTTAATTTCCCATTCATAGCGCTCAATCTTTCCTCTAGAAAAATCGCCAAAACTACTTTCTGAAGCATCAAGATATAATGTTTCATTTTCACAGACTGTATGAATATCTTTTATTTTGGCAATTGGTTGAGGGTCATATTTTACGGTAAAAGAAGTTGATTTGATTGGAGATTTTTCATGATGAGAATTATTTCTATTTTGCTTATCATGATAATCGGCCTCCATTCTATATTCCAATACAAATGTTTTACCATTCACATCATCAGGATCTACCGTAAAAGGTTTTTTATCTTTCCCATAAATAATAGTGATTTGTTCCTTATCTCCTCCGTCTGCTGCATCTATCAATGTATTATTTACATACCATTGGTAATGTACCTTTGCATTATAGCTATACTTGCTGTTATCTACATTTGCAGGTGTAAAATTCTTTGGTGATGCATTGACATTGATACTCCCATCTGCTGTACATTTTTGAATATCATTTAGTACAATTGTTGGTGCTTGTAAAATTGTGATATCATCTTGAGCAGTAATTGCATACTTACACCCATTTTTATCAATAAAATATAAACCAGGAGTAACACTGCTAGATGTTACAGGTAATTTTGTATAGGACATTGTTTGCTTCATTGCCGAAGTTAGGCTGTTCACACCATCTCCTGAAAACCAAGAATATACAATACCATTTGTGTTTTTTTCTTTGTAGGTAAGAATTGCTTCTACTTCTGATTTAAAAGGTGCATAACCAATTTTTTTGCTAATGTTATTAATTTCTCCTCTAACACCTCCCACCTTTATTTTTTTTATTGGTGATGTTGTTCTACATCCCATTTGATCTTCAGCAACTAAAGAAACTTCATAAGTTCCAGATTCAAAGAAATATTTATATTTACCATCTAAAGACTCTACATAATCATCAACACCAGAGGTACTAACAATATGATAAAACCATCTGCTTATCGGTATTTTATTCCCATTAATATCTTTTCTAGAAATGGAATTTCCATTAGTCTCATTTGCCAAATCAATTAAATCAATAAATCCACGACAAGGTAATGAAAATGTAGATGGTGTAAAATCAGCTTCAAATATCGGTAATGGTGGTACTGTTATTGTTATTTGCTCATTTATAGCACAAGATTCTGGGTCTGTTACAGTAATTGATAATTCATTCTGCCCTGGTTGTAATCCCCTAGTAACAACAAGATGAACATTATCTTTAGAAATTGGAACAACTAATACATCATTTAGTATGGTTTTCTTTCTCGTTTTTTGATCAATTAATTCTATTAAATAAGTTGCTTTTTGAGCATCACTTATTTTAGAATAGTCTAGTTTTGGATCAATAGTAGTTATTACCTCTTGACATTCGTAATTGTATGAAACATGATTTGCCAGAGGTCCAAAATTTAAGACAGGTGCCGTAACTTTAACATACTTAGACTTTTGAACCTGACGCAATCCCACAACCATTGTAAACCTAATTTCATATTCATCAAATTGTTGTAAACGTGGAGAAGTAAATTGATATGAAAAACTATTAGTAATATTCTTCGAATCAGTGTTTACCTTAGAAGTAAATAAAGGTGTAGGTCCATCACCCCAAACCTCCCATTTACTCTCAAAAAAGTTTAATTTTGTATGATCTTTAATTTTTAAAATCGGAGTGATACTGAAGTTTTGTGTTGAAGTACCTCCAGTATTATTTAAACAAATTTTATCTATACCATTAATTTCTGAAGCATCAATTTCAATTACCTGAATACCTTTTTTTATAAATGTCTTTTCACACAAGCCTCCATCATGAAATTTAACTTTAACTTTAACAGTATACTCTCCAATTTCTGTAAATGTAACTGTAGGTTGTTTATCTTTGATAGATCCAATTGAATAAGGCTTACCATCCTTTTCAAATGTCCACTCATAATCAATATTATTTGTTACAAGTGGTAATGTACTCGTTAGTGAAAAGTTAGCACTTTCTCCTACAAATATGATATCATTACTATTAATGGTTAAATTGGAATAAGGAATTGCTTTATACTCTTCGTCATATACATCAGTACATGTATTTGCAGAAGTTGTTGTTGTCAATATGATAGTATAAATAACACCCTCTGTTAAATTACGCCCTAATAAATCGGTTAATTTAAATGGAGCTTTAGAGGTAGTTGTATGATTCATGATAACTGTACCATTTTCTATAATTTCCCATATATAGTTATCAGCACCTTTAGATAGATTTGTAATTTCAAGAGAATTAATATCGCAAGGAGATATCTTCACAAGTTTAAAAGAAGACATTGGAGCTTGAATTGTAATCTGCTTTTTTACAGCCATACCAGGACAACCTTTATAAACTACTCTCAGTTTTATATCAATTATCCCTGAAGCAGTATTTCTAAACATGTGATTAGAAATAAAACCATCTTCCCACCCTTTCCCAAGGTTAGTTTGATACTGAACATCATTCATGTTAATATTAGCAGCAAAATTAGATGTATTGACTAACTCTAATACTTCAAAATTACATATAGTGCTCTTTTTCACTTTAAAAGATGGAGTTAACTCAGTACCTATTAAGATATTTTTCTTTAAGATGGTTACACACCCTAATTTAGTTCGTATAGTTAATTTAATTTCATACTTACCAGACCTTAAATTATTCAGCTTTATTCTATGGTTATTTTTATAAAGAAAAGGTTTGCCATCTTTAGTGATATTCCAAATAACATTTTTTACTGCAGCACTTGGTACTACTTTCTTAAATTGTTTAATAGAATAATACAATTCTGTTGAAAAGCCTTGACATCCTTCAATTTGTTTATAAATATTACCTGATAACAAATCATTAGTACTTAAAATTTTTGCTTCGTACTTATCTCCAACAACCGTTATTCTATCTATTTCACACTCAATACCTAAGCTTTTATTAACTCCATAAAGTACAATTGTTTTGGTAGTATTCTTTTTAAAAGTAAAAGTTGGGGTAGCAGAAGTTGAGATTGCACCATCACTGGTGATCCATTTAAAAGAATAGCCTTTAGGCAATTTATTTCTCCCAATTATTGTTGGTGAAACATTGTAAGGTAAAGAACAAAATAGCTTATCTGATTTTATTTTTATTTGTTTTTTTGGAAGTAGCGAAGGCAACTCTTTTTGATCAATTATTCCATCTACAGTAGCCGTAATTGTTATATTCTTAGTACCCTGAGGAAACCTCCTTTTTACAGTTAAAGGCAAAGTTTTGGTTACTTTATAACCGTCACTAAATTCCCATATAATATCTTTACCGTTAAATTTTGAAGGAAGATTTGGTATGAATTCAAACACCTCTGAAGTACAAAAATCATTCGTTACTTTAATGTCGAAAATATTACTTTTACTATTAATTGCAACATCAACAACTTCCGTTTTTGTACACAAAGTGTTACTAGCAGTTACTTTTACTTTATAAACAATTGCAGTTTTACTTTTAAAAGTATGTGTTACCGAATTTCCTGTTGCAATCGGTGTTCCATCACCAAAATCCCAAGTAAATTTTAAATTAGGTACAGAAGTAAAAATTTGAAATGTTTTTGTTACAGAACTTCCAGGTACAACAACTTTGTTAGGTGAAACTGAAAAATCAATTTTATCAAAAATCTGGATATAATTATCTTTTTTAATAGAGGTTTCACAGCCAGATGGAGTAATAACCTTCATTATTACATCATAATATTGTGACTTTTTAAAAGTATAAGAACCGCCATTCTTTACTTTAACACCGTCTACTATAAAGTAAATTTCTCTATACTTATAGTTTATATTTTCAGCTTTAAAAGTAATTGAAGAACCAAAACAAGCTTTTTTTACCGAGCTGCTAAATGCTAATGAAGTAGGTAACTTAATAATTTCTATAACTACAGATACTGAATCTTCTACTCCATTAACATCATAATATGCTTTTAATTTGTTTTCTCCCTTAGTACTAAATATTAATGATGGTTTCTTTAAAATAGAGACACTCTTCCCATATTCCCACCTTTTTACTTTGGCTCCATTTAACCAAAAGTCGCCACTAAAACTTGTACACCCATCTATTTTAGTTAAAAGAGTAAGGTTTGAAATGCTGTTATCATTATTATTTTTCACCATTATTTCTTGTGCTGCTACACTATATGCTAGCAATGAAATAATACATAATAATTTAAATATTTTAAACTTCATGAGAATTAGATTATTGGTGCGGGACATTTATCAGTCATAAATTTATTTTTCCATCTCTGTCTTTTATTTCTATCATGATTAGGAAAAAGATTGAATGCATATTGAAGGGATATTTCATGTGAATTACCTTCAGAAAAGGTCAACCCACCAATTGGTAAATCAAAACTATAACCCAATACAATTCTTTTGACTCTTACTCCACTTTTAAAAATAATAGCATCATGATTTGGCTGCCCACTATTCATGTTTTCCTTCATTAATAATCCTCTATACCAAATCCCGAATAATATTGGATTATAATCTAAATTGATCCCTAAGCTTAATTGATCATTTTTTCTTTGTGATTGATAATGAAGCATTAAAGTCAAGAATTTATCGTCGTAATTTGCTACACTATTATGCCACCTATAACTTAATGGAATTCTATAACCACTTTGCATAGAAAAACGCATGGGAATTATATTTTTATTTGCTTTATTTCGGGTAGTAGTTGGCTGGTTAATATGATAGAATGCCACACCAAACCATAGCTTATTACTGTAGATAGTACCCCCTGCAGATATATCTGGAGAAAATGATGTACTTCTGTCTAATTTCTCTTTAGTATTATTACTTGTAATACCATTGTCATTTATTTGATCTCCAAAAATTAAACTTGATGAATTGAGGTCGAGCTGTTCAAAACCTATTTGAAGTCCAAAACTGACAACATATTGCCTGTTTAAATTAAATTTATAACCACTCGTTAAATTAGCTATGGTTTTATTATAAATTGATTTATTATTCTGAACAATAAAATCCTTTACTACTTGTGCTCCAATAGAAATATGTTTGTTTGGTAATGGTGTATCCATACCAAAAACATACGTAGCGAAATCAGAAGGAATATTTACCCATTGATTTCTATAATTAAAGAAAGCTCTTCCATTATTAGAAGTACCTACAAGTGCCGGGTTAAGGTAGAGTGGAGATGCATAATATTGAGATAGTTGTGAATCCTGAGCATAAATATTTTTTGTACACAGGAAAAATAATAACAATATACTACCCCATCTATAACAAGGTGTAATATTCTTTATGTCAAGAATATTATTTTTATTAAGAAAGTGCATAATACAAGAAAGTCGAGTCAGAGAAATGATTAAAAATTAAGCAATTACTTTCTTTATACTATCAGATAAATTGGTTTTATCAATTGGTAATACGCCAAGTTGTAAAAATATTAAATTTGATAGATTATTAATAGAGGCAGGTAAAGAAGTTAATTGCGTACCATCAAGAGCTAATGTTTCTAGGTTACTTAATTGACCAATTGCTGAGGGTAACTGTTGTAAACTAGAATTTAATAATGATAACTCTTTAAGTTTAACCAGTTTCACAATTGAATTAGGTAAAGATTTTAATTTTGTATTATTAAAAGATAAACTTTCTAATTTTTTTAACTTTTCAATATCTACAGGTAGAGATGATAGAGGAGTATTATTTAAAGACAATGAAGTTAACGATGTTAGTTTACTTACTTGTTTAGGTAAAACAGCTATTGAAGTATTATCTAAATTTAGTTTTTCTAGAGAAGACATTTTAAATAATTCTTCAGGTAAAATAGAGATAGATGTATTATGAATTTCTAATTCTGAAATTTCTCCAGAGGGATTTGTTGTATAATCATTCTTCTTGATATTTAACTTATACTTATAATTTAAATATTCAATCTTTTTACTTGCAATAATAATTGGAAATATATCTCCAAGAAAATCTTTATCTTTTAAAATTTCAGCTTTAATTTGGTCTTTATCGATAGCACAAAGTTGATCTTTAATTTTTAGCTGTTCCTTTTTGTTTTTTGGTTCAGCTTTAAGGTCTTTTTTAAACTTTTCTAAGGCTGCAATTTGATCTTTTAAATCGTCATTCTCTTTAGAAAGATCTTCAACTTGTTTTTTTTCAGCTGCTAAATGCTTCTGAAGGTCAAGTATTTTTTTTTCATCTACTGGTGAAGGTGAAATTTCAGTTTTTGAACAACTAAAAATACATAACAATAATAATAGTGTTAGTGATTTCATAATTGAGAGATATTTTTGAAATAGTTATTTGAAATAGTTAATGACTAGGTTCACCTTACATAGAAATTATCCATATAAAATAGCACTAGCTTCCATTCAAAGGTATAGGATCAATAATTATATTTTTATTAATATTAATTTATATTATGCGTTTAATTGTTATCATGAGCAAGTAAAAAAAAATATTAATTCACGTAAAAATAAAATTGTATAGTAGTTTAAAAAACAATTACTTATGTCACCTTTTTTAGTTGATTAAAAACAATAAATCATTGTAATACTAATTTTTCAGCTCATTCAGTTTGTAGATAGTGTTAAGGCCAATAATCCTCTTACCAAAGAGGATTGCCAAACCTTTACCCATAGTAAATACTAGATTTACCTAATTAATAATTTAAAAAAAACAGACCTTTTAGTATTACATTGAATAGCATTTAAACATTGCTCACAATCTACTTTATAAAAAGTGAGCAATGTTATATAACTACCTTTTACTCATTTCAAAAACTAATTCTCCACCTTTCATCAAATCAAAGTGATTAATTGTTGGTCCTTTAATTTCAACTCCATTTAAAATCACCCTTTTTACATATACATTTTTTTCTGACTGTTTCTTAGCAAGAATATGTAGTATATTACCATTTTCGAATTTTATTGTTGCTTCTTTTACTAGTGGGCTACCAAGTGCATACTCAGCTGAACCTGGTAGAACTGGATAAAAACCCAAAGCAGAAAAAACATACCAAGCACTCATCTGTCCTGCATCATCATTTCCGCAGAGTCCATCTCGTTCGTTAGTATACATTGTATCCATAATCATACGGACTCTTTGTTGTGTTTTGTAAGGGTGGTTGGTCCAATTGTATAAATAAGGAATATGATGTCCAGGCTCGTTACCATGTACATAATTACCAATAATACCATCTCTAGTAATATCTTCGTTTTTTTCTATAAAACGATCTTCAATTGGAGTGGTAAAAATTTTATCTAAATGAGTCGCAAAATCTTCTTTACCGCCCATCATTGTTATCATTTCATCAACACTGTGAGGTACATACAGGCCGTAGTTCCAAGCATTACCCTCAATAAATCCCTGACCATGTGTATCTAACGGATCAAATTCCTTTCTCCAAGTACCATTTAGCATTTTTGGACGCATATAATTACTAACAGAATCAAATACATTTTTAAAACTCTCAGACCTGTAATAAAATTGAGAAGAAATCCCTTCTTTTCCTGCGTATTTGGCTATTTCACTAATACAAAAATCATCATAAGCATACTCTAATGTTTTTGATACCGAAGCAGAATTATTGTCTGCAGGAACATAGCCATTTTCAATATATTCACCGATCCCATCAAAATAGGAAACTGTTGCAGTACTTAAAGCTGCATTAAGTGCTTTTTCTGGAGGTACATCTGTTGTTTCTTTTACCATAGCATCTGCAATTACACTTACTGCATGATAACCAATCATACACCAATTTTCGTTGGCATAATGGCTCCATATTGGCAACATATTATGAACACTTTGTTCTTGATGTGCCAACATAGATTTTATCATATCATTGTTTCTTGTTGGGTGCAATACATTGAATAAAGGATGTAGTGCCCTATAAGTATCCCAAAGTGAGAATAAAGTATAATTTGTAAACCCATCTGAGGTATAAATATTTTGATCTAAACCTCTATATTGACCGTCTACATCTTCATACAAAACTGGGCTTAGCATTGTATGATACAAAGCAGTATAAAAAGTTATTTTCTGATCTTCCGTAAGTGTTTGCACATCTACCTTAGTCAATTGATTATTCCATTTTTCCTTTGCTTCATTTTTGACTTTATTAAAATTCCATTCAGGAACTTCAGTATTTAAATTACGCATTGCACCAGCTGAACTTACAGACGATAATGCAAATTTAATTTCAATAGCTTCGTTTTCTTTAGTATCGAAATTAAAGTAAGCTCTAATTTTTTCACCTGCCATTTCTGGAAAGTTATGTTCTTGATCAAATTTTCTGTAAAAGCCATTGTACTTAACTTCTTCGTAGCGTTTATGTCCGTAACTTTTAAATGGCTTAGAAAACTTCATTGCAAAAAATACTTTCCTTGTTTTTCCCCAACCGTTCGTTTGTCTATAACCTGTTACTGTTGAATCATTTTCTACACGAACAAAAGTCCAAACAGTTTTCCCATCGTAATTATAAATATTAGAAATAAGATCTAAAATAATATGAGCTTCATCTGATTCTGGAAATGTGTATTTATGGTACCCTACTCTATCAGAAGTAGTTAATTCAGCCTTAATATTATAATCGTCTAAAGTAACAGCATAATAACCGGGTATCGCTTCCTCAGTTTGATGTGAAAACTGAGAATGATAGCCACTTTGTGGTTGATCTGCAGTTCCTGGATTTAATTTTAATGGTCCAGTTGTAGGCATCACAAGAAAATCTCCTAAATCTGAATGCCCTGTACCACTCATGTGTGTATGGCTAAAACCAAATACAGTACTATCCGCATACTGATAACCAGCACAATACGCATACGTTGCTGGATTATACTTTCCATCTATTAGCATTGCTTCTTGATTGGTTTCAGGACTAAGCTGAACCATACCAAAAGGTGTAGTTGCTCCGGGGTAAGTATGCCCCATATTTTGTGTTCCTATAAATGGATTTACAAAAGAAGTATAGTCTTTATTCTGTGCTTGTACTACGTTAAGTGTACATATAAGTTGAATAAGTAAATAATTGAAACTAGTAAGTAAAAAATTTTTCATGTAATGGAGTTTAGTAAACTCAAAAATACATTTTAAAGATTGACAAAATAAGGAATTAAGCTTTTATAAGATTTAGATGCTAATAGGTATTATTAAATACAATTTACTTGTAAAATATTACGGATCGATGTAATATCGTAGCATAAATTAAATAACTCCCTTAAATCAAAAATCTCTTAAAACATATAAGGGGATCCGTATTACACATTATTAAACATGAAAAAATCAACACTATTATCTTCACTCTTACTTCTTATAAGTTGGTGTTCATTTGCAAATCCACTTTGGATGCGCTACCCTGCAATCTCTCCCGATGGTACTCATATTGCATTTGCCTATCAAGGTGATGTCTATGTAGTAAAAAGTGAAGGTGGTGAGGCGAGAATGCTTACGCAACATGTAGCACATGATTACCACCCTGTTTGGAGCCCTGATAGTAAAACAATTGCTTTTGCATCTGACAGACATGGTAATTTTGATATATTTACTGTAGACGTAAATGGAGGTATTCCAAATCGTTTAACGTACAACTCGGCAAAAGAAACACCTTTCTCTTTTACACCTGATGGTAAGAATGTTTTATTTTCTGCTGTAATTCTTGACGACATTAAAAGTGTACAATTCCCATATGGTCGTTTTCCAGAATTGTATAGTGTCGGTCTTGAAGGTAACAGACCAGAACAGTTAATTACAACACCTACTATTAACGCTAAATACAATAAAGAGCAATCAAAAATTCTTTATCAAGACTATAAAGGTTATGAAGACAATTGGAGAAAACACCACCGTTCTTCTGTAACTCGTGATATTTGGATCTACGATGTAGCAAGTAAAGAACATACAAAGTTAACAACTTTTGATGGTGAAGATCTCTATCCAAATTTTTATGATAATGAATCGAAAATTGCTTATGTAAGCGAAGAAGCTGGTTCTGCAAATGTTTGGATTGCCGATATAAATGGAAAGAACAAAAAACAGATTACAACTTTTATTAAAGATCCAGTTCGTTTTCTTACAGTAACAAATAGTGCTACAATGTGCTTTGGGTTTGATGGAGAAATCTATACAGTAAAAGAGGGTGAACAACCTAAAAAGGTTAATATAAGTATAAAAAGTGATGCAAAAGTAAATAACACCACATTTATAAAAGCACATAAGGGTGGACATTCTATTTCAGTTTCACCTAATGGAAAAGAACTTGCATTTATTTTAAGAGGGAATGTTTTTGTTACATCTATAGATTATTCAACTACAGTTCAGATTACGAAAACTCCAGAACAAGAACGTAGTGTGCACTTCTCGCCTGATGGTAGAAAACTAGTTTATGCAGGTGAAAGAGATAACAGCTGGAATATTTATATGTCTGAAATTAAAGACGAAGATGAACCTTATTTTATTAATGCTACATCAATTGAAGAAACCACTGTTACTGCCAATAAAGATGTAGAAGAATTCCAACCGATGTTCTCTCCAAAAGGAGATGAAATTGCTTATTTAGAAGAAAGAACAACTTTAAAAGTGATCAACTTAAAATCTAAAGCAAGCAGAACAATCTTAGAAGGAAAATATAACTATTCATATACTGATGGAGATCAACATTATGATTGGTCGCCTGATGGCAAATGGTTTGCAGTTCAATATTCTCCAAACACATGGGCAAGCACTGATATTGGTTTAGTAGACGCACAAGGTGATCAAAAAATTATTAATCTTACACAAAGTGGTTACAATAGTGTACTTCCTAAATTTGCCATGGATGGTAAAGCTATCATTTTCCAAAACGATAAGTACGGATATAGAAGCCATGGTAGTTGGGGTGCAGAAGACGATGTATTTGGTATTTTCTTAACAAAACAAGCTTTTGATGAATTCCAATGGTCTAAAGAAAAGTTTGAGTACGAGAAAAAAATTAAAGAGGACAAAGAGAAAAAAGAAAAAGAAGCAGAAGAGGAAGTAGCGACAAAAAAGAAAAAGAAGAAAAAAGATACTGCAGAAGATAA encodes:
- a CDS encoding S41 family peptidase → MKKSTLLSSLLLLISWCSFANPLWMRYPAISPDGTHIAFAYQGDVYVVKSEGGEARMLTQHVAHDYHPVWSPDSKTIAFASDRHGNFDIFTVDVNGGIPNRLTYNSAKETPFSFTPDGKNVLFSAVILDDIKSVQFPYGRFPELYSVGLEGNRPEQLITTPTINAKYNKEQSKILYQDYKGYEDNWRKHHRSSVTRDIWIYDVASKEHTKLTTFDGEDLYPNFYDNESKIAYVSEEAGSANVWIADINGKNKKQITTFIKDPVRFLTVTNSATMCFGFDGEIYTVKEGEQPKKVNISIKSDAKVNNTTFIKAHKGGHSISVSPNGKELAFILRGNVFVTSIDYSTTVQITKTPEQERSVHFSPDGRKLVYAGERDNSWNIYMSEIKDEDEPYFINATSIEETTVTANKDVEEFQPMFSPKGDEIAYLEERTTLKVINLKSKASRTILEGKYNYSYTDGDQHYDWSPDGKWFAVQYSPNTWASTDIGLVDAQGDQKIINLTQSGYNSVLPKFAMDGKAIIFQNDKYGYRSHGSWGAEDDVFGIFLTKQAFDEFQWSKEKFEYEKKIKEDKEKKEKEAEEEVATKKKKKKKDTAEDKEDTLEIEFNNIQDRILRITINSSFLSDMLLTKDGGKLYYLSSFEGGYDLWVKDIRKNETKLLHKLSGGNGNLQFDKEHKNIYFENGNSFSKIELSSDAKSNISYAANYYLDKAAERAYLFEHVWRQVEKKFYDPEIHQVDWNYYKEDYAKFLPYINNNYDFSEMLSELLGELNGSHTGCRFYPSATNGDQTATFAAFFDKAYTGNGLKIEELIEGSPLLSLDKEIKAGMVIEKIDGLNIESGKDYYQLLNHKAGQNMHVVILDPSNGKRETIIVQPISMRSQSNLLYKRWVKQRELETEKVSNGEIGYVHVRGMNSSSFRTIYSEALGKNYQKKALIVDTRFNGGGWLHDDLATFLSGKVYAQFAPRGQKFGTEPINKWSKPSAVLVSEGNYSDAYGFPYAYKTLGIGKLIGMPIPGTMTAVWWESLQDNSLVFGIPQVGVQDMKGNYLENQQIEPDVKVDLDKKVAAEGKDQQLEKAVSELLK
- a CDS encoding GH92 family glycosyl hydrolase, translating into MKNFLLTSFNYLLIQLICTLNVVQAQNKDYTSFVNPFIGTQNMGHTYPGATTPFGMVQLSPETNQEAMLIDGKYNPATYAYCAGYQYADSTVFGFSHTHMSGTGHSDLGDFLVMPTTGPLKLNPGTADQPQSGYHSQFSHQTEEAIPGYYAVTLDDYNIKAELTTSDRVGYHKYTFPESDEAHIILDLISNIYNYDGKTVWTFVRVENDSTVTGYRQTNGWGKTRKVFFAMKFSKPFKSYGHKRYEEVKYNGFYRKFDQEHNFPEMAGEKIRAYFNFDTKENEAIEIKFALSSVSSAGAMRNLNTEVPEWNFNKVKNEAKEKWNNQLTKVDVQTLTEDQKITFYTALYHTMLSPVLYEDVDGQYRGLDQNIYTSDGFTNYTLFSLWDTYRALHPLFNVLHPTRNNDMIKSMLAHQEQSVHNMLPIWSHYANENWCMIGYHAVSVIADAMVKETTDVPPEKALNAALSTATVSYFDGIGEYIENGYVPADNNSASVSKTLEYAYDDFCISEIAKYAGKEGISSQFYYRSESFKNVFDSVSNYMRPKMLNGTWRKEFDPLDTHGQGFIEGNAWNYGLYVPHSVDEMITMMGGKEDFATHLDKIFTTPIEDRFIEKNEDITRDGIIGNYVHGNEPGHHIPYLYNWTNHPYKTQQRVRMIMDTMYTNERDGLCGNDDAGQMSAWYVFSALGFYPVLPGSAEYALGSPLVKEATIKFENGNILHILAKKQSEKNVYVKRVILNGVEIKGPTINHFDLMKGGELVFEMSKR